Proteins from one Physeter macrocephalus isolate SW-GA chromosome 16, ASM283717v5, whole genome shotgun sequence genomic window:
- the TMEM86A gene encoding lysoplasmalogenase TMEM86A: protein MVSPVTVVKSEGPKLVPFFKATCVYFVLWLPSSSPSWVSALIKCLPIFCLWLFLLAHGLGFLMAHPSATRIFVGLVFSALGDAFLIWQDQGYFVHGLLMFAVTHMFYASAFGMRPLALRTGLVMAVLSGLCYALLYPCLTGAFTYLVGVYMALISFMGWRAVAGLQLVGTAWRWTELAAGSGALLFIVSDLTIALNKFCFPVPYSRALIMSTYYAAQMLIALSAVESREPVEDYRPSKAK, encoded by the exons GTGAAGAGTGAGGGACCCAAGCTGGTGCCCTTCTTCAAAGCCACTTGTGTGTATTTTGTGCTCTGGCTGCCCTCGTCCAGCCCGTCGTGGGTCAGCGCCCTCATCAAGTGCCTGCCCATCTTCTGCCTCTGGCTCTTCCTTCTGGCCCACGGCCTAGGATTCCTGATGGCCCACCCCAGTGCCACCCGCATCTTTGTGGGGCTCGTCTTCTCTGCTCTAGGTGATGCCTTCCTCATCTGGCAGGACCAGGGCTACTTTGTGCACG GTCTGCTGATGTTTGCTGTGACCCACATGTTCTATGCCTCGGCCTTTGGCATGCGGCCACTGGCTCTTCGGACAGGCCTGGTGATGGCAGTACTGTCGGGCCTGTGCTATGCCCTCCTCTACCCATGCCTCACAGGTGCCTTCACCTACCTGGTGGGGGTCTATATGGCCCTTATCAGCTTCATGGGCTGGCGGGCTGTGGCAGGGCTACAGCTGGTTGGGACTGCCTGGCGCTGGACTGAGCTGGCGGCGGGCAGCGGTGCACTGCTCTTTATTGTCTCAGACCTGACCATCGCCCTCAACAAGTTCTGCTTTCCTGTGCCCTACTCGCGGGCCCTCATCATGTCCACCTACTACGCCGCCCAGATGCTCATCGCCCTGTCAGCTGTCGAGAGCCGGGAGCCAGTGGAAGATTACCGACCGAGCAAGGCCAAATGA
- the LOC114487971 gene encoding immunoglobulin-like and fibronectin type III domain-containing protein 1 has translation MDLRTLPDFPQPPTNLQLFEEVPNTVTLTWNHSPDVQEDSEAHYVIMKRDVSTAIWFTVAEHVFSNKYTVTGLLPGRKYYFRVLARNEIGDGDPLDSRDTWLVNKDKIEDQRAKLKPYQQKDWRHAPRFLTPLKPHTVLRGQDCTMTCAFLGNPRPTVTLYKGDVNITANSKFWYNSTSGVCTIVVPTCTLKDSGEYSVLVENELGKDRSSCTLTVYGEGAAPAGPGG, from the exons ATGGACCTTCGGACCCTTCCAGATTTTCCGCAGCCACCCACAAACCTGCAGCTGTTCGAGGAGGTCCCCAACACGGTGACTCTGACCTGGAACCACAGCCCCGACGTGCAGGAGGACAGCGAGGCCCACTACGTCATCATGAAGCGGGACGTCAGCACCGCCATCTGGTTCACTGTGGCCGAGCACGTCTTCAGCAACAAGTACACGGTGACCGGGCTGCTCCCCGGCAGGAAGTACTACTTCCGAGTGCTGGCCCGGAACGAAATCGGTGACGGCGACCCGCTGGACTCCAGGGATACCTGGCTCGTCAACAAGGACAAGA TCGAGGACCAGAGAGCCAAGCTGAAGCCGTACCAGCAGAAAGACTGGCGCCACGCGCCGCGCTTCCTGACCCCGCTCAAGCCGCACACCGTGCTGCGCGGCCAGGACTGCACCATGACCTGCGCCTTCCTTGGGAACCCACGGCCCACCGTGACCCTCTACAAGGGCGACGTCAACATCACGGCCAACTCCAAGTTCTGGTACAACTCCACCAGCGGTGTGTGCACCATCGTCGTCCCCACCTGCACACTCAAGGACAGCGGAGAGTACAGCGTACTGGTGGAGAACGAGCTGGGCAAGGACCGCAGCAGCTGCACGCTCACCGTCTACGGTGAGGGTGCAGCGCCGGCCGGCCCTGGAGGGTGA